A portion of the Glycine max cultivar Williams 82 chromosome 10, Glycine_max_v4.0, whole genome shotgun sequence genome contains these proteins:
- the LOC102668328 gene encoding uncharacterized protein, translating to MHPEFPDEDIMSFFEDEVEDEDKDKWIVWFDCASNALGHRVGVILVSPDKQYIRFMARLGFDYTNNIAEYEVYALGIQAVIDFKVKLLKVYGDSALVIHQLRGEWETRDHKLVPYQAYIRKLIEFFDDISFYHIPRKENQMDDALATLASMFQLTPHGDFPYIEFRCRGKPAYFCLIEEEQDGKPWYFNIK from the coding sequence ATGCATCcagaattcccggatgaggacatcatgtcCTTTTTTGAGGACGAAGTAGAGGATGAAGATAAGGACAAATGGATTGTGTGGTTTGACTGCGCGTCTAATGCACTAGGCCATAGAGTTGGGGTGATTTTGGTTTCCCCTGACAAACAATATATACGTTTCATGGCTAGATTGGGTTTTGACTACACAAATAACATAGCTGAGTATGAGGTATACGCCCTTGGGATCCAAGCGGTAATTGACTTTAAGGTCAAGTTGCTCAAGGTATATGGGGACTCAGCCTTGGTAATCCACCagttgagaggggaatgggagaCCAGGGATCATAAGTTGGTACCCTACCAGGCCTACATCAGGAagttgatagaattctttgatgaCATATCCTTTTATCACATTCCTCGAAAGGAGAATCAGATGGATGATGCCCTTGCCACTCTAGCGTCCATGTTCCAATTAACCCCACACGGGGATTTTCCATACATCGAATTCAGATGTCGTGGCAAGCCTGCATATTTCTGCTTGATAGAAGAAGAGCAGGATGGTAAACCTTGGTACTTcaatatcaaatga